In Carassius gibelio isolate Cgi1373 ecotype wild population from Czech Republic chromosome B17, carGib1.2-hapl.c, whole genome shotgun sequence, a single window of DNA contains:
- the LOC127975870 gene encoding prosaposin isoform X5 yields MLRNIFLVSLLIYAVCAAHWDISEVDSAEDQDEEISADGMPTQQSSSECIICKLIVKAVKTLLSHKPTVDEIKTKLKKGCNLLNQRKDPCKHFIEKYMNKLVDELMTDDAPNKVCSKILIC; encoded by the exons ATGCTCCGCAACATCTTTCTTGTCAGCTTGCTCATATATGCAG TTTGTGCAGCTCATTGGGATATCAGTGAGGTGGACTCTGCTGAGGACCAAGATGAAGAGATCTCT GCTGACGGCATGCCAACACAGCAGTCATCTAGTGAGTGCATAATATGCAAATTGATCGTAAAGGCGGTGAAAACATTACTCTCCCATAAACCAACGGTG GATGAAATCAAAACCAAGCTGAAAAAGGGCTGTAATCTGTTAAATCAGAGGAAAGATCCATGCAAGCACTTCATTGAGAAGTATATGAACAAGCTGGTCGATGAGCTGATGACAGATGACGCCCCAAACAAAGTCTGTTCTAAAATTCTTATCTGCTAA